A stretch of Aureispira sp. CCB-E DNA encodes these proteins:
- a CDS encoding FecR family protein produces MEENKDRDAKFEEQLKLFENMEVPYKRTKEEVWEAMTQKMTSPPSKKIIPLYLTRWAAAAVILIISGLGFMRFYTTNVYSANGEHLAHTLPDDSVVRLNAGSSLSYAPYWWVFERAVSLDGEAFFEVEKGNRFVVNSDLGYTEVLGTSFNIYARDTIYQVFCKTGKVGVHATNSDQSIVLTPNEKGVLKNNVLTKEVKKDGMSSMGWMNDKFYLNNIAFKRAIEEVERQFDVTIELDKNLEQEPYSGFFDKEKRIQTVLEIMTESLDLELTKKDDKTYSITSNY; encoded by the coding sequence ATGGAAGAAAATAAAGATAGAGATGCCAAGTTTGAGGAACAATTAAAACTGTTTGAAAATATGGAAGTTCCTTATAAAAGGACCAAAGAGGAGGTCTGGGAAGCGATGACCCAAAAAATGACCTCGCCTCCTTCAAAAAAAATTATTCCGCTCTACCTAACTCGATGGGCTGCTGCTGCCGTTATATTAATTATATCAGGGCTTGGTTTTATGCGCTTTTATACAACCAATGTTTATTCTGCTAATGGAGAACATTTGGCGCATACATTGCCAGACGATTCTGTCGTGCGATTAAATGCTGGTTCTAGTCTATCTTATGCACCTTATTGGTGGGTGTTTGAACGTGCTGTATCGTTGGATGGAGAAGCATTTTTTGAGGTAGAAAAAGGCAATCGTTTTGTAGTCAATTCTGATTTGGGGTATACAGAAGTGTTGGGGACCAGTTTTAATATTTATGCTAGAGATACGATCTATCAGGTTTTTTGTAAAACAGGAAAAGTTGGCGTCCATGCGACCAATTCAGATCAATCTATTGTGCTGACTCCTAACGAAAAAGGAGTGTTGAAAAATAATGTATTGACGAAAGAAGTTAAGAAAGATGGCATGTCTAGTATGGGGTGGATGAATGATAAGTTTTATTTAAATAATATTGCTTTTAAAAGAGCAATAGAAGAGGTAGAACGCCAGTTTGATGTGACCATAGAACTAGACAAAAACTTGGAACAGGAACCTTATTCTGGCTTTTTTGACAAAGAGAAACGTATTCAAACTGTCTTGGAGATTATGACGGAATCGCTTGATTTAGAGTTGACCAAAAAAGATGACAAGACTTATAGCATAACATCAAATTATTAA
- a CDS encoding sigma-70 family RNA polymerase sigma factor — translation MTKEEFQACFDKYFDAIRNYLYYRSGDTELATDLAQDVFMRIWEKQMVLEEGRIKGLLYKMASDTFISHLRKVKVKNEYLQSMPLAFKTEPTEGTMDYEILKRQYEKVLSSLPEKQRVVFLMSRMNGLTYQEIADRLMISVKAVEKRMRNALGKLRMGLQVTMLLLCFYFFGL, via the coding sequence TTGACCAAAGAAGAATTTCAAGCTTGTTTTGATAAATACTTTGATGCCATTCGGAATTATCTCTATTATCGTTCTGGAGATACCGAGTTAGCCACAGATTTGGCACAAGATGTCTTTATGAGAATATGGGAAAAGCAAATGGTTTTGGAAGAAGGGCGCATCAAAGGCTTGCTATACAAAATGGCGAGTGATACGTTTATTTCTCATTTGAGAAAGGTAAAAGTAAAGAACGAATATTTACAGTCGATGCCGTTGGCATTTAAGACAGAACCTACCGAAGGGACAATGGATTATGAAATCCTAAAAAGGCAATATGAAAAAGTACTATCCTCATTGCCAGAAAAGCAACGAGTTGTTTTTCTAATGAGTAGAATGAATGGTTTAACTTACCAAGAAATTGCTGATCGATTGATGATAAGCGTTAAAGCCGTTGAGAAGCGTATGCGTAATGCTTTGGGTAAATTAAGAATGGGGCTTCAGGTAACTATGTTGCTCCTATGTTTTTATTTCTTTGGACTATAA
- a CDS encoding T9SS type A sorting domain-containing protein, which translates to MTTIKFPSPFGLVFLLTFITFEAFAQNKIYVNRNASGANDGTSWADAFQEIQPAINAANTGDSIWVAAGTYYPTLAVDIDNSGHTIFQEKTFYINKNITIHGQFQGNETLFSQRNKAHQTILSGDIGSPLDSTDNAFHVVCFDGTTANGTITNNTVLDGFIIEQGQASGTNFPHNVGAGIFNNGQGIGNECNPVLTNLFLHHNSASAQGGALYNDGSQGGICNPYLTQLLFHSNTAQNGGAIFNNSNAGVVNISIHNSSFTNNTATHSGAGLYSSSTNSGRLDIVTMKTKFDNNSAYDGAVYYNHIATNSHLNVMVDSSFFEHNLSVNHGGVFCNQSSASNTTITINNSTFSNNNSSNLGGIFYNTNNNGAYSTINLSTNEFKNNRSNSSGGICYTTANQASRQDMFFTQNKVEYTTANGNGGVFFNNGDSSSIFQLEIIKNQFESNNASLGGVFYDMLTNNSSLDIQLKNNSITGNTAFNGAVSFLNTRSGSICNLLSVGNDYVFNQAINKGGVFFNQYNAATGNTTLVNDILHVNRSEHDGVFYHKGEANSALHTQIINCTFNENYASTGARSISSFAFSSVNTISISNSIFYHLGGALSQINTNGGQINLTYSLYNDNNPDGIVTLPFGVTGSNNIEGDPLFNNEPSGDLTLAALSPAIDIGNNDSIPSIFTVDNNGQPRIYNTIIDLGALETINNLYSEIRFLGHEQTSCNGLMDGEVSFKTLGATPPLKINGVTYLDPVFNTFSGLAAGTYQYNFEDSLGKTDTIYINITEPDPIVLSIEGFSNGRASVTASGGTAPYTYQWNDNNQQTSDVATGLTTGTYTVSVTDANGCMQTASVNISIISNTQTIEMDEANTLSIFPNPSNGEFQVVFNLASAQQIHPVLYNLQGQCVYKFPAKTGQDINYEVDLKQLPAGTYLLSTFINQKREHQFIVLN; encoded by the coding sequence ATGACAACCATTAAATTTCCCTCCCCTTTTGGTCTGGTTTTCCTATTAACTTTCATCACTTTCGAGGCATTTGCTCAAAATAAAATATATGTAAATAGGAATGCTTCGGGTGCAAATGATGGCACCTCTTGGGCAGATGCTTTTCAAGAAATTCAACCTGCCATTAACGCTGCCAATACAGGAGATAGCATTTGGGTAGCCGCAGGAACCTACTATCCCACTCTTGCCGTGGATATAGACAACTCAGGGCATACAATTTTCCAAGAAAAAACATTCTACATCAACAAAAATATTACCATACATGGTCAATTTCAAGGGAACGAAACTCTTTTCTCTCAACGCAACAAAGCACATCAAACCATTCTAAGTGGAGACATTGGAAGTCCATTAGATTCTACTGACAATGCCTTTCATGTCGTTTGTTTTGATGGAACTACTGCTAATGGTACAATTACCAACAATACTGTTTTAGATGGTTTTATCATAGAACAAGGACAAGCTTCTGGCACCAACTTTCCACACAATGTAGGAGCAGGTATCTTTAATAATGGTCAAGGCATTGGCAATGAATGCAACCCTGTATTAACAAACTTATTCCTGCATCACAACTCTGCTAGTGCACAAGGAGGAGCCTTGTATAACGATGGTTCTCAAGGCGGCATTTGCAATCCCTATTTAACACAGCTTCTATTTCATTCTAATACTGCTCAAAATGGGGGTGCCATTTTTAATAACAGTAATGCTGGGGTTGTAAATATATCTATTCACAACAGTTCTTTTACCAACAACACCGCTACACATTCTGGGGCAGGGCTTTACAGTTCCTCAACTAACAGTGGTCGGCTTGATATTGTTACAATGAAAACTAAATTTGACAACAATTCAGCTTATGATGGTGCTGTCTACTATAATCATATTGCTACCAATAGTCATCTCAATGTTATGGTAGATAGCTCTTTTTTTGAGCACAATCTTTCTGTAAATCACGGAGGAGTATTTTGCAATCAATCAAGTGCCAGTAACACAACAATTACTATCAATAATAGTACTTTTAGCAATAATAATAGCAGCAATCTAGGAGGCATTTTTTACAATACTAACAATAATGGCGCCTACTCGACCATCAATCTATCGACCAACGAATTTAAAAACAATCGTTCTAATTCTTCTGGAGGAATTTGTTATACAACAGCCAACCAAGCCTCTCGGCAAGATATGTTCTTCACTCAAAATAAAGTTGAGTATACAACCGCCAATGGAAATGGAGGGGTGTTTTTTAACAACGGAGATTCTAGTAGTATTTTCCAACTTGAAATCATCAAAAACCAATTCGAATCTAATAATGCAAGTTTAGGAGGAGTTTTTTACGACATGTTGACTAACAATTCTAGCTTAGACATTCAGTTAAAAAATAATTCCATTACTGGCAATACAGCTTTTAATGGTGCTGTATCTTTTCTAAATACTCGCTCTGGCTCTATTTGCAATTTGCTTTCAGTTGGCAATGACTATGTCTTTAACCAAGCGATTAACAAAGGAGGGGTGTTTTTTAATCAATACAATGCAGCCACAGGAAACACCACTCTAGTCAACGATATTTTACATGTTAACAGAAGTGAACACGACGGTGTTTTTTACCATAAAGGAGAAGCGAATAGTGCCCTTCACACCCAAATAATCAACTGCACTTTTAATGAAAATTATGCTTCTACAGGAGCTCGTTCAATTAGTAGTTTTGCCTTTTCTAGTGTCAATACAATCTCTATTAGCAATAGTATTTTTTATCACCTAGGTGGTGCTCTTTCTCAAATAAATACCAATGGTGGGCAAATTAACCTTACCTATTCGCTTTATAATGATAACAACCCAGATGGAATAGTTACGTTACCTTTCGGAGTTACTGGCAGCAACAATATTGAGGGAGATCCCTTATTCAATAACGAACCAAGTGGCGATTTGACTTTAGCCGCCCTTTCTCCTGCTATTGATATAGGAAACAACGATAGCATTCCTTCTATTTTTACAGTTGACAACAATGGTCAGCCTCGTATTTACAATACAATTATTGACTTAGGAGCACTAGAAACTATCAATAATTTATACAGTGAAATACGATTTTTAGGTCACGAACAAACATCTTGCAATGGTCTCATGGACGGAGAAGTTTCATTTAAAACTTTGGGAGCTACCCCTCCTTTAAAAATCAATGGCGTCACCTATCTTGATCCCGTTTTTAATACGTTTTCTGGTCTAGCAGCTGGTACATATCAATACAACTTCGAAGATAGTCTTGGCAAAACAGATACGATTTATATCAATATTACAGAGCCCGATCCTATTGTATTGAGTATTGAAGGCTTTTCTAATGGTCGTGCAAGTGTTACAGCTAGTGGCGGTACAGCCCCATATACCTATCAATGGAACGACAACAATCAACAAACAAGTGATGTTGCAACAGGTCTAACAACAGGAACATATACTGTCAGCGTGACAGATGCTAATGGTTGTATGCAAACAGCATCCGTTAATATCAGTATTATTTCCAACACTCAAACAATTGAAATGGACGAAGCAAATACTTTGAGTATCTTCCCCAACCCTAGCAACGGTGAATTTCAAGTTGTATTTAACTTAGCTTCTGCACAACAAATTCATCCCGTTTTGTACAATCTACAAGGGCAATGTGTTTATAAATTTCCAGCAAAAACAGGTCAAGATATCAACTACGAAGTTGACTTAAAACAGTTACCTGCGGGAACCTATCTATTAAGCACTTTTATTAACCAAAAACGAGAGCATCAATTCATTGTTTTAAACTAA
- a CDS encoding T9SS type A sorting domain-containing protein encodes MTNTKFITPTTLFFLLFISMNFNAFSQNKIYVNINASGANDGTSWADAFQELQPAINAANAGDSIWVAAGTYYPTLAVDTDNSGSTIDREKTFYISKNITIHGQFQGTETLFSQRNKAHQTILSGDIGLSLDPTDNAFHVVYFDGTTANGPITNSAALDGFIIEQGQASGASFPHNSGAGIFNNGQGMGNGSNPHLNQLIIKHNNADDHGGAIYNDGSQGGAADLLVNASLFEFNGAQYGAVCYNNAASGVININLTHNSYENNTCTEDGAVLYNNADNGYIEATLNNSYFKINMANNGGVCYNNILSSGTASVNFSSNKTSSNQVIKNGGIIYTNNTQGTYNLTAEDNEFETNRAVDGGIFYAIHNNGSSNLNINNNLFNTIEADSSGGIFYNQASNSIVGLNIENNKFTSISSYKSGGVLYNSVDSFSILDLSFSSNTVEGCGSVSGGVIYNTTTNASINHLFEKNFVIFSNGTISSTADGGVIFQEAILGATSYFLSNSNSYISNMVNFRGGAVFNRSDSSWSYTAYINDIFARNSSDNFGGALCNDILNGGVLNTQITNSSFLDQEATIGKSFVAYNQNVGGSAPSITNISNSIFWQSQPTTGPLIHEITTANTLVDLNYSIYFDGNIDNNVILSPDVSGANNLDSDPLFTSTMFGDLTLQNTSPAIDAGNNDSIPSIFNTDNYGSPRINNNTVDMGATEYLNGLITSPQSFYQLPQCNGDSGLVNIILMGGTAPYTINGVPSTMPIGAVIVNDVAGNYQFNVVDANGLSKTVNVNLTEPDPIVLTTAAFSNGSASVTATGGTAPYTYQWDDANQQTSDVATGLTTGTYTVLVTDANGCTQTATVNISVVSSTQTIEMDNKNSLSIFPNPSNGQFSIVFELASEQSLRPTLYNLQGQVVYEFAQKTGQNVNYEANLEHLSAGTYVLSTFISGQQETQFIILK; translated from the coding sequence ATGACAAACACTAAGTTTATTACCCCTACTACACTCTTCTTTCTCCTATTCATTTCGATGAATTTTAATGCTTTTTCTCAAAACAAAATATATGTAAACATCAACGCTTCAGGTGCTAATGATGGTACTTCTTGGGCAGATGCTTTTCAAGAACTTCAACCTGCTATTAATGCTGCCAATGCAGGAGATAGCATTTGGGTAGCAGCAGGAACCTATTACCCCACGCTTGCTGTCGATACAGATAACTCAGGAAGTACAATTGACCGAGAAAAAACATTTTATATCAGCAAAAATATTACGATACACGGTCAATTCCAAGGCACTGAAACTCTCTTCTCGCAACGCAACAAGGCACATCAAACCATTCTAAGTGGAGACATTGGACTTTCTTTAGATCCTACCGACAATGCCTTTCATGTGGTTTATTTTGATGGAACAACTGCCAATGGTCCGATTACCAATAGCGCTGCCTTAGACGGTTTTATCATTGAGCAAGGGCAGGCATCTGGCGCTAGTTTCCCACACAATTCGGGAGCTGGTATTTTTAATAACGGTCAAGGTATGGGCAATGGTTCTAATCCTCATTTAAACCAACTCATTATCAAACATAATAATGCTGACGATCATGGAGGAGCTATATACAATGATGGTAGCCAAGGTGGTGCTGCCGATTTGTTAGTAAATGCAAGTTTATTTGAGTTTAATGGTGCTCAATACGGAGCGGTTTGTTACAACAATGCAGCCTCAGGAGTAATCAACATTAATTTAACTCATAATAGCTATGAAAACAACACTTGTACAGAAGATGGAGCTGTTTTGTATAACAATGCAGATAATGGCTACATAGAGGCGACCTTAAACAACTCTTACTTCAAAATTAATATGGCTAATAATGGCGGTGTTTGTTACAACAATATTCTCAGTAGTGGTACCGCTTCTGTTAATTTCTCTTCTAACAAAACTTCCAGTAACCAAGTTATCAAAAATGGCGGAATTATCTACACCAATAACACACAAGGGACATACAACTTAACAGCAGAGGATAATGAATTTGAGACCAATAGAGCTGTAGATGGTGGTATTTTTTATGCCATTCATAACAATGGTAGTAGTAACTTAAATATCAACAACAACTTATTTAACACCATCGAAGCAGATAGTTCTGGAGGTATTTTTTACAATCAAGCTAGCAATAGTATCGTTGGTTTAAATATTGAAAATAATAAATTCACATCCATTTCTTCGTATAAATCTGGTGGTGTCTTGTACAATTCAGTTGACTCTTTTAGTATACTAGATTTGAGTTTTTCTAGTAATACCGTAGAAGGGTGTGGTAGTGTAAGCGGAGGAGTTATTTACAATACAACGACCAATGCTAGTATCAATCATTTATTTGAAAAAAACTTTGTTATCTTTTCTAATGGAACTATTTCTAGTACTGCCGATGGAGGAGTTATTTTTCAAGAAGCTATCTTAGGAGCAACTTCTTATTTCCTATCTAATTCGAATAGCTATATTAGCAATATGGTGAATTTTAGAGGAGGAGCTGTTTTTAATCGTTCCGATTCTAGTTGGTCCTACACAGCCTATATCAACGATATATTTGCTCGCAATAGTTCTGATAATTTCGGAGGAGCTCTTTGCAACGATATACTTAATGGTGGCGTTTTAAACACTCAAATTACCAACTCTAGCTTCCTAGATCAAGAAGCCACTATCGGAAAATCGTTTGTTGCATACAACCAAAATGTTGGAGGTTCAGCCCCTTCCATTACCAATATTAGCAATTCTATTTTTTGGCAATCTCAACCAACAACAGGTCCTTTAATCCACGAAATCACAACTGCTAATACATTGGTGGATCTAAATTATTCAATTTATTTTGATGGCAATATCGATAATAATGTCATCTTATCGCCTGATGTATCAGGAGCCAATAACTTAGACAGTGATCCACTTTTTACAAGTACTATGTTTGGAGACTTAACCCTACAAAACACCTCTCCTGCTATTGACGCTGGAAACAATGATAGTATTCCATCTATTTTTAACACCGACAACTACGGCTCTCCTCGTATCAACAACAACACCGTTGATATGGGCGCCACAGAATACCTAAATGGTCTTATTACATCCCCTCAAAGTTTCTATCAACTTCCTCAATGTAATGGCGATTCTGGTCTTGTTAATATTATCTTGATGGGAGGTACTGCGCCGTATACAATCAATGGCGTTCCTTCTACCATGCCAATAGGCGCTGTTATCGTAAATGATGTTGCAGGCAATTATCAATTTAACGTTGTTGATGCCAATGGACTAAGCAAAACAGTCAATGTAAACCTAACGGAACCAGATCCAATTGTCTTAACAACAGCAGCTTTTTCTAATGGTAGCGCAAGCGTTACCGCGACAGGAGGCACGGCTCCTTATACCTATCAATGGGATGATGCCAATCAGCAAACCAGTGATGTAGCGACAGGTTTAACAACGGGAACGTACACTGTTTTAGTAACAGATGCTAATGGCTGTACACAAACAGCAACCGTTAACATTAGTGTTGTCTCTAGCACTCAAACAATTGAAATGGACAATAAAAATTCGTTGAGCATCTTCCCAAATCCATCTAATGGTCAATTTAGCATCGTATTTGAGTTAGCTTCAGAGCAATCACTGCGCCCTACCCTATATAATTTACAAGGACAAGTAGTTTATGAATTTGCCCAAAAAACAGGGCAAAACGTCAATTATGAGGCAAATTTGGAACATTTATCAGCTGGAACTTATGTTTTAAGTACGTTTATAAGTGGTCAACAAGAAACACAATTCATTATTTTAAAATAA
- a CDS encoding serine hydrolase, whose amino-acid sequence MLKPHFSIAHCCLFILLLITLDSCTLGRFVFYNFADIQDHKKFPKRVLEKPTTSFSFEKRPNKEGAKIDSLEAMLAKNKTVAFMVIKNDTIIYENYFNKYEEASIVPSFSMAKSVLSILIGCAVDDGLIQSIEEPMTNYVPELKQNGFEKVTIKHLLQMTSGLNFNEGYFNPFGHVATFYYGLNLRKNMSKLTLKQSPGKSMEYVSGNTQLLGWVLERALKGQSITNYLQEKIWNPLGMEYDASWSIDKKKNGMEKTFCCLNARARDFAKIGRLYLNEGNWQGQQIVSKNWVHQSTRYDFSDGAARDYQYQWWIPSRYGDFMAQGILGQYIYVNPQKNLIIVRLGKNYGKVNWTDFFLSIAAQN is encoded by the coding sequence ATGTTAAAGCCTCACTTTTCTATTGCACATTGTTGCCTATTTATTTTACTCCTAATTACTTTAGATTCTTGTACTTTAGGTCGATTTGTGTTTTATAATTTCGCAGACATTCAAGATCATAAGAAATTTCCTAAAAGAGTATTAGAGAAACCAACAACATCCTTCTCATTCGAGAAACGTCCTAACAAAGAAGGCGCAAAAATAGATAGCTTAGAAGCTATGTTAGCAAAGAATAAGACAGTGGCTTTTATGGTTATTAAGAATGATACCATTATCTATGAAAACTACTTCAATAAATACGAAGAAGCTTCTATTGTACCTTCTTTTTCTATGGCAAAATCAGTTTTGTCTATTCTAATTGGTTGTGCTGTAGATGATGGATTAATTCAGTCAATAGAGGAACCAATGACGAATTATGTCCCAGAGTTGAAGCAAAATGGTTTTGAAAAAGTAACCATCAAGCACTTGCTTCAAATGACTTCTGGATTGAATTTTAATGAAGGTTATTTTAATCCTTTTGGACATGTGGCAACATTTTATTACGGACTGAATTTGAGAAAAAATATGAGCAAATTAACCTTAAAACAAAGCCCAGGTAAAAGCATGGAGTATGTTAGTGGCAATACTCAGTTGTTAGGGTGGGTATTGGAACGGGCATTGAAGGGGCAAAGCATAACGAATTATTTGCAAGAGAAAATATGGAATCCTTTAGGAATGGAGTACGATGCTAGTTGGAGTATTGATAAAAAGAAAAATGGGATGGAGAAAACATTTTGTTGCCTCAATGCAAGAGCGAGAGATTTTGCTAAAATTGGTCGCTTGTATCTAAATGAAGGAAATTGGCAAGGACAGCAAATTGTATCAAAAAATTGGGTACATCAGTCCACTCGATACGATTTTTCGGATGGTGCAGCTAGAGACTATCAATACCAATGGTGGATTCCCAGTCGATATGGGGATTTTATGGCGCAAGGAATACTTGGACAATACATTTATGTTAACCCTCAAAAAAATCTAATTATTGTTCGATTGGGAAAAAACTATGGAAAGGTAAATTGGACAGACTTTTTTCTGAGTATTGCTGCCCAAAATTAA
- a CDS encoding prolyl oligopeptidase family protein: protein MKYKVLIFSLALSVVACNQKNKNNSETVDSHSKVPNTVPAQHSTAYLEDPDNIKMKYPLTRKDAIEDDFFGVKVKDPYRWLEDAVTEEEDKEVNKWVAAQSKLAEVYLSGISYRDDIKKRLTKLYDYERESAPFKEGGKLYFYKNDGKQDQSVVYRKDTWDGEAKVFIDPNTFSDDGTISLSGLNFSKDGKFAAYRTSESGSDWGTVYIKDATTGKQLTDKVEWLRYSGLAWYKDGFFYSRYGDNSGTDKFTQKNQFHQVYYHKVGTNQADDELIFADRTQPNRNYGVSVTEDESIWILTVTESTSGNALYYKKASEESSSFIKLVDDFKHDFYVIDNIGNKLLVYTNYQAPKYQVIEIDLEKPAAKNWRPLIPQKKGATLNGVQVRGGRLVARYTKEITNVLSVYEMNGTYVGDVEIPEIISKTAPVTLSGVSGKKADAEGYFTMSSFTLPSTICKVNVKTLKSEVWKRPQVDFNPADYEIEYTHYTSKDGTSIPISIVYKKGLKKDGNNPTLLYGYGGFNISILPSFALKRLPFLEKGGIYAVANIRGGGEMGQEWHEAGTKLKKQNVFDDFIAAGEFLIAQKYTSSQKLAIEGRSNGGLLVGACMTQRPDLYRVALPIVGVLDMMRYHQFTIGHFWASDYGRSDDSTQYKNLLSYSPVHNVKPAEYPATMVMTADHDDRVVPAHSFKFGAALQDQNIGKLPIIIRIDRKAGHGSGKPITKVIEEEADKIAFLMFNLKMKW from the coding sequence ATGAAATATAAGGTATTAATATTCAGCTTAGCTTTGTCTGTTGTTGCCTGTAATCAAAAAAACAAAAATAATTCAGAAACAGTAGATAGTCATTCAAAAGTACCCAATACTGTTCCTGCGCAACATTCTACAGCTTACTTGGAAGATCCTGATAATATAAAGATGAAATACCCATTGACAAGAAAAGATGCTATAGAAGATGACTTTTTTGGTGTAAAAGTCAAAGATCCCTACCGATGGCTAGAGGATGCGGTTACAGAGGAAGAGGACAAGGAGGTTAATAAATGGGTTGCTGCTCAAAGCAAATTAGCCGAGGTATACCTAAGCGGAATTTCTTATCGTGATGACATCAAAAAACGCTTGACTAAGTTGTATGACTATGAGCGTGAATCTGCCCCTTTTAAGGAAGGAGGGAAGTTATATTTTTATAAAAATGATGGGAAGCAAGATCAATCTGTTGTGTATAGAAAGGATACTTGGGATGGCGAGGCGAAGGTGTTTATTGATCCCAATACGTTTTCGGACGATGGAACGATTTCTTTGAGTGGCTTGAATTTTTCGAAAGATGGAAAATTTGCTGCTTATAGAACTTCTGAATCAGGCTCTGATTGGGGAACGGTATACATCAAAGATGCAACTACAGGAAAACAGTTGACAGATAAAGTAGAGTGGTTGCGTTACTCTGGTTTGGCTTGGTACAAAGACGGTTTTTTCTATAGTCGTTATGGCGATAATAGTGGAACAGATAAGTTCACACAGAAAAATCAATTTCATCAAGTATATTATCATAAAGTTGGCACCAATCAAGCCGATGATGAGCTAATTTTTGCAGATCGTACACAGCCCAATCGAAATTATGGAGTATCGGTAACAGAAGATGAAAGCATTTGGATTTTGACGGTAACCGAATCGACAAGTGGCAATGCTTTGTATTACAAAAAAGCAAGTGAAGAATCGTCTAGCTTTATCAAATTGGTTGATGATTTTAAGCATGATTTTTATGTAATTGATAATATTGGGAACAAATTGTTGGTCTATACGAATTATCAAGCACCCAAATATCAAGTTATTGAAATTGATTTGGAAAAGCCAGCCGCTAAAAATTGGAGACCGTTGATTCCTCAGAAAAAAGGAGCAACTTTGAATGGCGTACAAGTTCGAGGTGGTCGTTTAGTGGCTCGTTATACCAAAGAAATTACCAATGTTTTGTCGGTTTATGAAATGAATGGGACTTATGTAGGAGATGTTGAAATTCCTGAAATTATTAGCAAAACAGCTCCTGTTACCTTGAGTGGAGTATCTGGTAAAAAAGCAGATGCCGAGGGCTATTTTACAATGTCCTCCTTTACATTGCCATCTACCATTTGTAAAGTAAACGTCAAGACATTAAAATCAGAAGTCTGGAAACGCCCACAAGTAGATTTTAACCCCGCTGATTATGAAATTGAGTACACGCATTATACTTCAAAAGATGGTACTTCTATACCGATTAGTATCGTATACAAAAAAGGACTAAAGAAAGATGGCAACAATCCTACGTTATTGTATGGTTATGGCGGCTTTAATATTTCTATTTTGCCAAGCTTTGCACTCAAACGTTTGCCTTTTTTAGAAAAAGGTGGAATTTATGCTGTTGCTAATATTCGTGGTGGTGGCGAAATGGGGCAAGAATGGCACGAAGCAGGTACCAAGCTAAAGAAGCAAAACGTCTTTGATGATTTTATTGCTGCTGGAGAATTTTTAATTGCACAAAAATATACTTCCTCTCAAAAACTAGCTATTGAAGGTCGTTCTAATGGTGGCTTATTGGTTGGTGCTTGTATGACACAACGTCCAGATTTGTACCGAGTGGCTTTGCCAATCGTAGGCGTACTGGATATGATGCGTTATCACCAATTTACAATTGGACATTTTTGGGCATCGGATTATGGACGTAGCGATGATTCTACTCAATATAAAAATCTGTTGAGTTACTCGCCTGTTCATAATGTTAAGCCTGCCGAATATCCTGCCACAATGGTTATGACAGCAGATCATGATGATCGTGTTGTTCCAGCGCATTCCTTTAAATTTGGTGCAGCACTGCAAGATCAAAATATCGGAAAACTGCCTATTATTATCCGAATAGATCGCAAAGCAGGACATGGTTCTGGAAAGCCAATTACCAAAGTCATCGAAGAGGAAGCAGATAAAATTGCTTTCTTGATGTTTAATTTAAAAATGAAATGGTAA
- the rfbC gene encoding dTDP-4-dehydrorhamnose 3,5-epimerase has protein sequence MPFITTDFPGLIVFEPKVFGDHRGYFYESYNANHFKEGGIDAIFVQDNQARSTYGVLRGLHYQLGEHAQAKLVRVIEGAVLDVVVDLREGSPTYGKSYAIELSAENKKQLFVPRGFAHGYVVLSETAEFFYKCDNFYNKESEGGLIYNDPQLNIDWKIDLSKAQLSEKDLVLPVLGQHRGSFTF, from the coding sequence ATGCCATTTATCACAACCGATTTTCCTGGACTTATTGTTTTTGAACCAAAAGTTTTTGGAGACCATAGGGGATATTTTTACGAAAGCTACAACGCCAACCATTTTAAAGAAGGAGGAATTGACGCCATCTTTGTTCAGGATAACCAAGCTAGATCAACCTATGGCGTTTTGAGAGGGTTGCATTATCAACTAGGCGAACACGCTCAAGCCAAATTAGTTCGAGTGATTGAAGGTGCGGTCTTAGATGTTGTTGTCGATTTGCGAGAAGGCTCTCCTACCTATGGCAAATCTTATGCTATAGAATTGAGTGCTGAAAATAAAAAGCAACTTTTTGTTCCAAGAGGTTTTGCACATGGTTATGTTGTTCTATCTGAAACAGCAGAGTTTTTTTACAAATGTGATAATTTTTACAACAAAGAAAGTGAAGGTGGTTTGATTTATAATGACCCTCAACTAAATATTGATTGGAAAATTGATTTAAGCAAAGCACAATTGTCTGAAAAAGATTTGGTACTGCCTGTACTTGGACAACATCGAGGAAGTTTCACTTTTTAA